AACAGGTTGGTTGATCACTGAACTTGGTCGTTATCCTTGGACTGTTTATGGTCTATTTACGATTGAAGATAGTGTATCACCTAACGTATCTGTAGCGTCATTATTAACATCGAATATTATTTACTTTATTCTTTTTGCAGGTCTAGGTTCAGTAATGGTTTACTTGGTTACGGTTGAACTTAAAAAAGGACCGGATTATGAAGAAAAGAAATTAGCAGAGGCGAATTCTACTGATGTAGATCCATTTGATAAGGAGGTCTTTGGCGAATGAGTACGTTGCAATTGCTTTGGTTTGTCTTAATTGGTATTTTATTCTCAGGCTTCTTCTTCTTAGAAGGTTTTGACTTTGGCGTGGGGATGTCGGTTCAAACATTGGCTCATGATGAAGAAGAAAAAGAACAAATCATCCAAACGATTGGACCGGTTTGGGATGGTAATGAAGTCTGGTTATTAACAGCAGGTGGGGCGATGTTTGCATCTTTCCCATACTGGTATGCTTCATTGTTTAGCGGGTTTTACTTGATTTTATTTATCATTTTAGTTGGTTTGATCATTCGCGGTGTGTCATTTGAATTTCGTCACCGGATGCCAGATGGTAAACGCCGTAGACTGTGGAACTGGACATTATCGATCGGTAGTTTTATCGTACCGTTTTTCTTCGGTGTTCTATTCATTGATTTAATTCAAGGAATGCCGCTTGACGTAGACGGGAATATGATGGCGTCATTTACAGATTATATTAATGTGTTTTCTGTGGTTGGTGGCGTTGCATTGTCTTTATTATGCTACTTACATGGTTTAAATTATATTGCCTTAAAAACAGAAGGGCCAGTCAGAGAACGTGCACGTAACTATGCGTCATTCTTCTATTGGATTTTATATGTGGGCTTAGTTGTGTTTGCAGCGTTGTTGTACTTCAAAACAGATTTCTTTGATAATCATTTTGTCGTGACGTTATTATTAGTGGTAGGAATCGTTGCCTTAACAGTGGTTGCCAATGTGAGTGTCTTTAAGAAAAAAGAAATGTTGGCGTTTCTTGCTAGTGGCTTAACGTTGATTCTTTTAGTGGCGTTATTATTTAGTGGCTTGTTCCCACGTGTCATGATTGGGAGTGAGGGGTACTATGATATCTTGATCAAAGATGCTTCAAGTTCTCCATATACTTTGAAAACAATGACATGGTTATCATTAACGATTTTACCATTCGTATTAGCTTATACAGGCTGGTCTTATTATGTCTTTAGAAAACGTATCAAACATCCAGCAATTGCTGCTGCGGGGTATGAAGGATGATCGATAAAGCCATCTTAAAAATGCCAAAAATCAAAAATATCATGATCTTGCTTGCAGGTTTTTCTTTCCTGCAAGCAGTATTTATTATAGGACAAGCATTTTATTTATCTAAAGCCGTTGTTGGATTATGGGAAGGTGGTCAGTTAAGTGACCAGCTGTTGAATATTTTGGTGTTCTTTTTG
The DNA window shown above is from Enterococcus sp. 12C11_DIV0727 and carries:
- the cydB gene encoding cytochrome d ubiquinol oxidase subunit II, with translation MSTLQLLWFVLIGILFSGFFFLEGFDFGVGMSVQTLAHDEEEKEQIIQTIGPVWDGNEVWLLTAGGAMFASFPYWYASLFSGFYLILFIILVGLIIRGVSFEFRHRMPDGKRRRLWNWTLSIGSFIVPFFFGVLFIDLIQGMPLDVDGNMMASFTDYINVFSVVGGVALSLLCYLHGLNYIALKTEGPVRERARNYASFFYWILYVGLVVFAALLYFKTDFFDNHFVVTLLLVVGIVALTVVANVSVFKKKEMLAFLASGLTLILLVALLFSGLFPRVMIGSEGYYDILIKDASSSPYTLKTMTWLSLTILPFVLAYTGWSYYVFRKRIKHPAIAAAGYEG